In Helicobacter pylori, the following are encoded in one genomic region:
- the tnpA gene encoding IS200/IS605 family transposase translates to MFIKPLDKIIHIVWCPKYRRKVLVGAVEMRLKEIIQEVAKELRVEIIEMQTDKDHIHILADIDPSFGVMKFIKTAKGRSSRILRQEFNHLKTKLPTLWTNSCFISTVGGAPLNVVKQYIENQPNSNRPKQKEKWKSYVDNLQTKAL, encoded by the coding sequence GTGTTCATAAAACCACTTGACAAAATCATCCATATCGTGTGGTGTCCTAAATACAGGCGTAAGGTCTTAGTGGGAGCTGTAGAAATGAGATTGAAAGAAATCATTCAAGAAGTGGCTAAAGAATTAAGAGTAGAAATCATAGAGATGCAAACCGATAAAGACCATATCCACATTTTAGCTGACATTGATCCAAGCTTTGGAGTGATGAAGTTCATTAAAACCGCTAAAGGTCGTAGCAGTAGGATATTAAGACAAGAATTTAACCACTTAAAGACAAAACTACCTACTTTATGGACCAATTCCTGTTTCATTTCAACAGTGGGGGGTGCGCCTTTGAATGTTGTCAAACAATACATTGAAAACCAACCAAACAGCAACCGCCCTAAGCAAAAAGAAAAATGGAAAAGTTATGTTGATAACCTACAAACAAAAGCTCTATAA
- a CDS encoding type II toxin-antitoxin system HicB family antitoxin, translating to MLINAVIEKDENGYFAFVPFLKGCVSQGKSYEEALRNIKEAIELYLGDLEADELAFLSKKNSVIAPIEIAFA from the coding sequence GTGCTTATAAACGCTGTCATAGAAAAAGATGAGAATGGGTATTTTGCTTTTGTCCCCTTTCTAAAAGGCTGTGTATCACAAGGGAAAAGTTATGAAGAAGCCTTAAGAAATATTAAAGAAGCCATAGAGCTTTATTTGGGAGATTTAGAAGCCGATGAGTTAGCTTTTCTTTCTAAGAAAAATTCTGTAATAGCACCCATTGAGATAGCTTTTGCCTGA
- a CDS encoding type II toxin-antitoxin system HicA family toxin: protein MPELPRLTAKEAEKLLLQNGFVFSRQKGSHRIYVKDKIRQVLPFHSGEILHPKIVKEIMENILK, encoded by the coding sequence TTGCCTGAATTGCCACGACTCACAGCTAAAGAAGCAGAGAAGCTATTATTGCAGAATGGATTTGTTTTCTCTAGGCAAAAAGGCAGCCATAGAATTTATGTGAAAGATAAAATCAGGCAGGTTTTGCCTTTTCATTCTGGCGAAATCTTGCACCCTAAAATAGTGAAAGAAATCATGGAAAATATCCTTAAATGA
- the speA gene encoding arginine decarboxylase, which produces MQEVHDYGIKFWSNNEFKIEKGLVKVCHGKNPSLLEIVQSVRDKGYRGPLLVRFPHLVQKQIKSLFDAFSSAIKEYQYSGAFKAVFPLKVNQMPSFVFPLVQGAKGLNYGLEAGSKSELIIAMSYTNPTAPITVNGFKDKEMIELGFIAKSMQHEITLTIEGLNELKTIIAVAKQNEFLACPKIGIRIRLHSTGTGVWAKSGGINSKFGLSSTEVLEAMRLLEENDLLEHFHMIHFHIGSQISDISPLKKALREAGNLYAELRKMGAKNLNSVNIGGGLAVEYTQHKHHQDKNYTLEEFSADVVFLLREIVKNKQEIEPDIFIESGRYISANHAVLVAPVLELFSHEYNEKSLKIKENNNPPLIDEMLDLLANINEKNAIEYLHDSFDHTESLFTLFDLGYIDLIDRSNTEVLAHLIVKKAVQLLYVKDHNDILRIQEQVQERYLLNCSFFQSLPDYWGLRQNFPVMPLNKLDEKPTRSASLWDITCDSDGEIAFDSTKPLFLHDIDIDEEEYFLAFFLVGAYQEVLGMKHNLFTHPTEFSVVFDEKGDYEVEDICEAQTILDVLDDLDYDTKEIERLLKQKIEDNNQLDMEEKKEIMGRLYVMLSENGYLRTIS; this is translated from the coding sequence AGGGCTATAGAGGGCCTTTGTTGGTGCGATTCCCTCATTTGGTGCAAAAACAAATCAAAAGCCTGTTTGATGCGTTTTCTTCAGCGATTAAAGAGTATCAATACAGCGGGGCTTTTAAGGCGGTTTTCCCTTTAAAAGTCAATCAAATGCCCTCGTTTGTTTTCCCTTTAGTGCAAGGGGCTAAAGGTTTGAATTACGGCTTAGAGGCCGGGAGCAAGTCTGAACTCATCATCGCAATGAGTTACACTAACCCCACAGCCCCTATCACCGTGAATGGCTTTAAAGACAAAGAAATGATTGAGCTTGGCTTTATCGCTAAAAGCATGCAGCATGAAATCACTTTAACCATTGAGGGTTTGAATGAGTTAAAAACCATTATCGCCGTGGCTAAACAAAACGAGTTTTTAGCCTGCCCTAAAATTGGCATTCGCATCCGTTTGCACAGCACTGGCACTGGCGTTTGGGCAAAGAGTGGGGGGATCAATTCTAAATTTGGTCTTAGCAGCACTGAAGTTTTAGAAGCGATGCGCCTTTTAGAAGAAAACGACTTGTTAGAGCATTTCCATATGATACATTTCCACATAGGCTCTCAAATCAGCGATATTTCGCCCTTAAAAAAGGCTTTAAGAGAAGCGGGTAACTTGTATGCAGAATTGCGTAAAATGGGTGCTAAAAATCTTAATAGCGTGAATATTGGAGGGGGGTTAGCCGTAGAGTACACCCAACACAAGCACCACCAAGACAAGAACTACACTTTAGAGGAATTCAGCGCTGATGTGGTGTTTTTATTGAGAGAAATTGTGAAAAATAAGCAGGAAATAGAGCCGGATATTTTCATTGAATCAGGCCGTTATATTTCCGCTAACCATGCCGTTTTAGTGGCCCCGGTGTTAGAATTGTTTTCGCATGAATACAATGAAAAATCCCTAAAAATCAAAGAAAATAATAACCCCCCCTTGATTGATGAAATGCTAGACTTGCTCGCTAATATCAATGAAAAAAACGCCATTGAATACTTGCATGATAGTTTTGATCACACCGAGTCGCTATTCACGCTTTTTGATCTGGGTTATATTGATTTGATTGACAGGAGCAATACTGAAGTTTTAGCCCATTTGATCGTCAAAAAAGCGGTGCAATTGCTTTATGTTAAGGATCATAACGATATTTTACGCATTCAAGAGCAGGTCCAAGAGCGCTATTTATTGAATTGCTCGTTTTTCCAAAGCTTGCCGGATTATTGGGGCTTGAGACAGAATTTCCCGGTCATGCCCTTGAATAAATTAGATGAAAAGCCCACCAGGAGTGCGAGCTTGTGGGATATTACTTGCGATAGCGATGGGGAAATCGCTTTTGATTCCACAAAGCCCTTGTTTTTGCACGATATAGATATAGATGAAGAAGAATACTTTTTAGCGTTCTTTTTAGTGGGAGCGTATCAAGAAGTTTTAGGCATGAAACACAATTTATTCACGCACCCTACGGAATTTAGCGTGGTTTTTGATGAAAAAGGCGATTATGAAGTGGAAGATATTTGCGAAGCCCAAACGATTTTAGATGTGCTAGATGATTTAGACTATGACACTAAAGAGATCGAGCGCCTTTTAAAACAAAAAATTGAAGACAACAACCAACTGGACATGGAAGAAAAGAAAGAAATCATGGGGCGCTTGTATGTCATGCTGAGCGAAAACGGGTATTTGCGCACGATTTCTTAA